One Paludisphaera rhizosphaerae genomic window carries:
- a CDS encoding thioredoxin domain-containing protein — protein MTAELDWPDEDEVGDESSDVVAPSRDRVSLVLTALTIALVAGAAWLRFGPGFFPRPIRVGEPMPPTRLNRLNDADSRLLLGVEGRVLWLVFVSTEGDGPVPVLPELETAWKRLRSNRRFGMAVAAVDSSGPDRARQALATYKGELPLYVAGRDAPRSFGVDPGGGPWHFLIDPHGRVAAVARGSGAETINRLSKMASSWLDAMAPAADLRFQLVRMGADVGAAAKGWNIVARAPRG, from the coding sequence ATGACGGCTGAACTCGACTGGCCGGACGAGGACGAAGTTGGGGACGAAAGCAGCGACGTCGTCGCCCCATCGCGCGACCGCGTCAGCCTGGTTCTGACGGCGTTGACCATCGCCCTGGTCGCGGGGGCGGCCTGGCTCCGGTTCGGCCCAGGGTTCTTTCCCAGGCCGATCCGGGTGGGCGAGCCGATGCCGCCCACCCGGCTGAACCGCCTGAACGACGCGGACTCTCGGCTGTTGCTGGGGGTGGAGGGCCGGGTCCTCTGGCTGGTCTTCGTCTCGACCGAAGGCGATGGGCCAGTCCCCGTGCTGCCGGAGTTGGAGACGGCCTGGAAACGGCTTCGATCCAATCGCCGATTCGGCATGGCGGTCGCGGCCGTTGACTCGTCCGGGCCGGACCGGGCGCGACAGGCGCTGGCGACGTACAAGGGGGAACTGCCGCTGTACGTGGCCGGCCGGGACGCGCCGCGATCCTTCGGGGTCGATCCGGGAGGCGGTCCCTGGCACTTCCTGATCGACCCTCACGGCCGGGTGGCCGCCGTCGCGCGGGGCTCAGGGGCGGAAACGATCAACCGGCTGTCGAAAATGGCCTCGAGTTGGCTCGATGCGATGGCGCCTGCGGCGGACCTCCGATTTCAATTGGTTCGGATGGGGGCGGACGTCGGCGCGGCGGCGAAGGGATGGAATATTGTCGCCAGAGCCCCTCGCGGGTAA
- a CDS encoding 6-phosphofructokinase, with product MSASPSPAPSVTPQPTGRKIKRVAILFAGGPAPAANAVISTCAASFLQHGVEVLGVMNGYSHLVEFAPNNPMQEGRDYVLLTGKKLRRTRNTRGIMLGTARTNPGKDISSPDHLTDAKRTAPMRTVFEALSSLGVDALVSIGGDDTLKTANKFRLFQQTLPADAKKISVVHVPKTIDNDYRGIDFTFGYFTAVETLAEEIRNLLADGEATRGYFIAECMGRSAGWLAYGAAIASEASLVMSVEDMVGDLMTEETVTDPKTGVSTKRKIVNMDAFVDKIVDLMLSREKLGKEYGVVVLAEGLASFLPSANLEGAKFDEHGHLSLGGTNMSRLVNKLVEARYEKRTGKKRRITPVQLGYESRCALPHAFDVMLGSQLGVGAVRALVEKQYDGVMISTAGQLDLNYVPFETLIDPKTLVTVVRFIETDSDFQKLVRLLEASQNY from the coding sequence ATGTCCGCCTCCCCGAGTCCCGCGCCGTCCGTCACGCCCCAGCCGACGGGACGCAAGATCAAGCGCGTGGCGATCCTCTTCGCCGGCGGCCCGGCCCCGGCCGCCAACGCGGTCATCTCGACCTGCGCCGCCTCGTTCCTGCAGCACGGCGTCGAGGTCCTCGGCGTCATGAACGGCTATTCGCATCTGGTCGAATTCGCCCCGAACAACCCGATGCAGGAAGGGCGCGACTACGTCCTGCTGACGGGCAAGAAGCTCCGCCGCACCCGCAACACCCGCGGCATCATGCTGGGCACGGCCCGCACCAACCCGGGCAAAGACATCTCCAGCCCCGACCACCTGACCGACGCCAAGCGGACCGCCCCGATGCGGACCGTCTTCGAGGCTCTTTCCTCGCTGGGCGTGGACGCGCTGGTTTCCATCGGCGGCGACGACACGCTCAAGACGGCCAACAAGTTCCGGCTCTTCCAGCAGACGCTGCCGGCCGACGCCAAGAAGATCTCGGTCGTCCACGTCCCCAAGACGATCGACAACGACTACCGCGGCATCGACTTCACCTTCGGCTACTTCACGGCCGTTGAGACTCTGGCCGAAGAGATCCGCAACCTCCTGGCCGACGGCGAGGCCACTCGTGGCTACTTCATCGCCGAGTGCATGGGCCGTTCCGCCGGCTGGCTCGCCTACGGCGCGGCCATCGCCAGCGAGGCCAGCCTCGTGATGAGCGTCGAGGACATGGTCGGCGACCTCATGACCGAGGAGACCGTCACCGATCCCAAGACGGGCGTCTCGACCAAGCGCAAGATCGTGAACATGGACGCCTTCGTCGACAAGATCGTCGACCTGATGCTCTCCCGCGAGAAGCTGGGCAAGGAGTACGGCGTCGTCGTCCTGGCCGAGGGCCTGGCCTCGTTCCTCCCCAGCGCCAACCTCGAGGGTGCCAAGTTCGACGAGCACGGCCACCTCTCGCTGGGCGGCACGAACATGTCCCGGCTGGTCAACAAGCTGGTCGAGGCTCGTTATGAGAAGCGGACCGGCAAGAAGCGGCGGATCACCCCCGTCCAGCTCGGTTACGAGTCGCGCTGCGCCCTGCCGCACGCGTTCGACGTCATGCTCGGCAGCCAGCTCGGCGTCGGTGCCGTCCGGGCCCTGGTTGAGAAGCAGTATGACGGCGTGATGATCTCCACCGCCGGTCAGCTCGACCTCAACTACGTCCCGTTCGAGACGCTCATCGACCCCAAGACCCTCGTCACGGTCGTCCGCTTCATCGAAACGGACAGCGACTTCCAGAAGCTCGTCCGGCTGCTGGAAGCCTCGCAGAACTATTGA
- a CDS encoding ABC transporter permease, translating to MSLDLRKIGVVASNEFSSSVRTKSFIISLLALPIIMGASIGLQVLAGKQVDVKPRRFVVVDDSGSFKSVIATAAEAYNATVASPGGKPTRPAFVMEKEPYGKDRTPAERELDLSDLIRCGELDAYVVIGPVGDGPDASPTIQYHSNNPNDDMLRGWITSVVNGELRARRFKAANIDQAVAEKLGRPVQTENLQLAERSDPGGAKRVDPIRTSVVPAVLLFLVFMIVMTNGPQLLNSVIEEKMSKISEVLLGSVSPFNLMMGKLIGNVGVAMLLAILYLGAGYAVAAYHGYADVISPGLLLALVFFLFLAVLVFGSLYMAIGAACNDLKDAQSLMWPVMILSMLPMFVWTAVLRNPASPLSVGMSLFPTASPFLMLMRMAMQPAPPAWQVILSVVLTTATAVFCVWVGGRIFRTGLLMQGKTPTIAELAKWAMKG from the coding sequence ATGTCGCTTGACCTTCGCAAGATCGGGGTCGTCGCCTCCAACGAGTTCTCCTCCTCGGTCCGAACCAAGTCGTTCATCATCAGCCTGCTGGCGCTGCCGATCATCATGGGCGCGTCGATTGGGCTTCAGGTGCTGGCCGGCAAGCAGGTGGACGTGAAGCCGAGGCGGTTCGTGGTCGTCGATGACTCAGGCTCGTTCAAGTCGGTCATCGCCACGGCGGCTGAGGCCTATAACGCGACGGTTGCGTCGCCAGGCGGCAAGCCCACGAGGCCGGCGTTCGTGATGGAAAAGGAGCCCTACGGGAAGGACCGGACTCCGGCCGAGCGTGAGCTGGATCTCTCCGACCTCATCCGATGCGGCGAGTTGGACGCCTACGTCGTGATCGGTCCCGTCGGCGACGGTCCGGACGCCTCGCCGACGATCCAGTACCACTCCAACAACCCGAACGACGACATGCTCCGCGGCTGGATCACCAGCGTCGTCAACGGCGAGCTTCGCGCCCGCCGCTTCAAGGCGGCGAACATCGACCAGGCCGTCGCCGAGAAGCTCGGCAGGCCCGTGCAGACGGAGAACCTCCAGCTCGCCGAACGCAGCGACCCCGGGGGTGCGAAGCGCGTCGATCCGATCCGGACGTCCGTGGTGCCGGCGGTGCTGCTGTTCCTCGTTTTCATGATCGTGATGACCAACGGCCCGCAGCTTCTCAACAGCGTCATCGAAGAGAAGATGAGCAAGATCAGCGAGGTGCTGCTCGGATCGGTCTCGCCGTTCAACCTGATGATGGGGAAGCTGATCGGCAACGTCGGCGTGGCGATGCTGCTGGCGATCCTCTACCTGGGCGCGGGCTACGCCGTCGCGGCCTACCATGGGTACGCCGACGTGATTTCGCCCGGCCTGCTGCTCGCCCTGGTCTTCTTCCTGTTCCTGGCGGTCCTGGTCTTCGGCTCGCTCTATATGGCCATCGGCGCAGCGTGCAACGACCTGAAGGACGCCCAGTCGTTGATGTGGCCGGTGATGATCCTGTCGATGCTGCCGATGTTCGTCTGGACGGCCGTGCTCCGGAACCCGGCCAGCCCGCTCTCCGTGGGGATGTCGCTGTTCCCGACCGCGAGCCCTTTCCTGATGCTCATGCGGATGGCCATGCAGCCCGCACCGCCGGCCTGGCAGGTGATCCTCTCCGTCGTCCTCACAACGGCCACGGCCGTCTTCTGCGTCTGGGTCGGCGGGCGAATCTTCCGCACCGGCCTCCTCATGCAGGGAAAGACCCCGACGATCGCCGAGTTGGCCAAGTGGGCCATGAAGGGCTGA
- a CDS encoding ABC transporter ATP-binding protein — protein sequence MSDAIAIRGAIKRFGEVEAVQRLDLTVPEGSLYGFIGPNGSGKTTTLRMIMRIILPDEGEIEVLGDRDTRAAHDRVSYLPEERGLYKRMTVRRLLRYFGALKGARQPDLDRDIDRWMEAMRLSEWIDKRIDALSKGMAQKVQFISAVLNRPELLILDEPFSGLDPVNAHVLTEAVLKLRKEGTTVVFSTHDMSVAERLCDRIFMIYKGRKVLDGTLDEIQSIYGADTIRVATDAGSDAFAGIPGVRDVADRGNFQEVRYAGDPQDLLRALIDRTRITRFEITRPSLNDIFVRIASPSEIPAQEEPAHVA from the coding sequence ATGAGTGACGCGATCGCGATACGAGGAGCCATCAAACGGTTCGGGGAAGTCGAGGCGGTTCAGCGCCTGGACTTGACCGTGCCGGAGGGCTCTCTGTACGGCTTCATCGGACCCAACGGCTCAGGCAAGACGACGACCCTGCGCATGATCATGCGGATCATCCTTCCCGACGAAGGGGAGATCGAGGTCCTCGGCGACCGCGACACCCGCGCGGCGCATGACCGGGTCAGCTACCTCCCGGAGGAACGCGGGCTTTACAAGCGGATGACCGTCCGCCGGCTGCTGCGTTACTTCGGGGCGCTCAAGGGGGCTCGGCAGCCCGACCTCGACCGCGACATCGACCGCTGGATGGAGGCGATGCGGCTTTCCGAGTGGATCGACAAGCGGATCGACGCTCTTTCCAAGGGGATGGCGCAGAAGGTCCAGTTTATCTCGGCGGTGCTCAACCGTCCCGAGTTGCTCATCCTCGACGAGCCCTTCTCGGGACTCGACCCGGTGAACGCCCACGTGCTCACGGAGGCCGTCCTCAAGCTTCGCAAGGAGGGGACGACCGTCGTCTTCTCCACCCATGACATGTCCGTCGCCGAACGGCTCTGCGACCGGATCTTCATGATCTACAAGGGCCGCAAGGTGCTCGACGGGACGCTCGACGAGATCCAGTCGATCTACGGCGCCGACACGATCCGCGTCGCGACCGACGCCGGCTCCGACGCCTTCGCCGGCATCCCCGGCGTCCGCGACGTCGCCGATCGGGGGAATTTCCAGGAGGTCCGATACGCGGGCGACCCGCAGGATCTCCTTCGAGCCCTGATCGACCGAACGCGGATCACTCGGTTCGAGATCACCCGGCCGTCGCTCAACGACATCTTCGTCCGAATTGCATCGCCGTCAGAGATTCCTGCACAGGAGGAGCCGGCCCATGTCGCTTGA
- a CDS encoding PEP-CTERM sorting domain-containing protein encodes MPGQIGGTCRAVLAITATVVMLSLTGGESAATPITPYYQVSAATEYAFWTFNGQQWATGFFLNMPQGFPSQAGDYEFHWKWDGDINHTQVDTYHLEVSKAGGGPNSTYRIDPLPGDLHNPAMTLNTLGHVVGGSTSANRLNWEDPQGFNGEHAYYFSPETGTIALNTLNGTLGLPTWVNNHDQIVGVSYTPDGSLHAFITRPGAPGLDLNNLITPGSGYTIIAADTIEDSGRILAMGQDSLGRDHMLWLTPISGLDPTFPGGGETYPDPSPTLPPDSTPVPEPTTLMTLVLGGLGLIARARRRGRG; translated from the coding sequence ATGCCTGGCCAAATCGGCGGAACCTGTCGGGCCGTTCTCGCGATCACGGCGACAGTCGTCATGCTCTCGTTGACGGGTGGAGAGTCGGCGGCGACTCCCATCACGCCGTACTATCAGGTCTCGGCAGCGACCGAGTACGCGTTCTGGACCTTCAACGGTCAACAGTGGGCGACGGGCTTTTTTCTCAACATGCCGCAGGGTTTTCCCTCGCAGGCCGGAGACTACGAGTTCCACTGGAAGTGGGATGGCGACATCAACCACACGCAGGTCGACACCTACCATCTTGAAGTGTCGAAGGCGGGGGGAGGCCCGAATTCCACCTATCGAATCGACCCATTGCCGGGTGATCTCCATAATCCCGCCATGACGCTCAACACCCTCGGGCACGTCGTCGGGGGGTCGACATCCGCGAACAGACTGAACTGGGAGGATCCTCAAGGGTTCAACGGCGAGCACGCTTACTACTTCTCACCCGAGACCGGCACGATCGCTCTGAACACACTGAACGGAACGCTCGGCCTGCCGACCTGGGTCAATAACCATGACCAGATCGTCGGCGTTTCCTATACACCGGACGGCTCGCTCCACGCTTTTATCACCCGCCCCGGCGCGCCGGGGCTGGATCTGAACAACCTGATCACTCCTGGGAGCGGATACACGATCATCGCCGCGGACACAATCGAGGACTCAGGACGAATCCTGGCGATGGGACAGGACTCCCTGGGCCGCGACCACATGCTCTGGCTGACGCCGATCTCGGGACTCGACCCAACCTTTCCGGGCGGAGGGGAGACCTATCCCGATCCGTCTCCCACCCTGCCGCCCGACTCGACCCCCGTCCCCGAGCCGACCACGCTGATGACGCTCGTACTCGGAGGTCTCGGCCTGATCGCGCGTGCTCGACGTCGTGGCCGCGGTTGA
- the tkt gene encoding transketolase, with translation MASPLNLKQPVSSVEDPMDKTCIDTIRTLAMDAVQKANSGHPGTPMALAPVAYQLWQKHLRYDPSDPVWPNRDRFVLSCGHASMLLYSLLHLTKVQAVDERYETLGKPSVSLEDIKNFRQLHSHTPGHPEYHLTSGVETTTGPLGQGVANSVGMAIAERWLAARYNKPGFEDVIDFNVYAMCSDGDMMEGISHEAASIAGHLKLSNLCWIYDDNRITIEGSTELTYGDDVAERFMAYGWNVTRVGDANDLELLERAYQAFLHCDDRPTLIIVDSHIAWGAPNKQDTSGAHGEPLGEEEIRLTKKFYGWPEDAKFLVPDGVYEHFQKGVGARGQQLREAWFDKLESYRSAHPDLADELYRIQHRELPDGWDADIPTFPADPKGVASRESSGKVLNAVAKNLPWLIGGSADLAPSTKTLIKDAPSFDAEDYAGRNFHFGIREHAMGAILNGMSTVKVRPYGAGFLIFSDYGRAPIRLASIMELPVIYVFTHDSIGVGEDGPTHQPIEQLPSLRAIPGLIVLRPCDANEVAETWRTIIPFRHRPTALVMTRQAIPTLDRTKFAPASGLAKGAYVLADAEGGKPDVILIGTGSEVSLCIGAYEKLKAEGIKARVVSMPCWELFDEQDQAYQDSVLPPDVLARVSVEQASTFGWERYVGRRGAMIGMKSFGASAPLKDLLTEFGFTVDRVYDAAKQQLAAHKG, from the coding sequence ATGGCTTCCCCGCTCAACCTGAAGCAACCCGTCAGCTCGGTCGAAGATCCAATGGACAAGACGTGCATCGACACGATCCGCACGCTCGCCATGGACGCCGTCCAGAAAGCCAACTCGGGGCATCCCGGCACGCCCATGGCGCTCGCGCCGGTGGCCTATCAGCTCTGGCAGAAGCACCTGCGCTACGACCCGTCCGACCCCGTCTGGCCGAACCGCGACCGCTTCGTCCTGTCGTGCGGCCACGCCTCGATGCTCCTCTATTCGCTGCTGCATCTGACCAAGGTGCAGGCCGTCGATGAGCGGTATGAGACGCTCGGCAAGCCGTCGGTGAGCCTGGAGGACATCAAGAACTTCCGCCAGCTTCACAGCCACACGCCCGGCCATCCCGAGTATCACCTGACCTCGGGAGTCGAGACGACCACCGGGCCGCTGGGGCAGGGGGTGGCCAACAGCGTCGGCATGGCGATCGCCGAAAGGTGGCTGGCAGCCCGCTACAACAAGCCGGGCTTCGAGGACGTCATCGACTTCAACGTCTACGCCATGTGCTCCGACGGCGACATGATGGAGGGGATCTCGCACGAGGCCGCCTCGATCGCCGGGCACCTCAAGCTCTCCAACCTCTGCTGGATCTACGACGACAACCGAATCACCATCGAAGGCAGCACCGAACTGACCTACGGCGACGACGTCGCCGAGCGGTTCATGGCCTACGGCTGGAACGTCACCCGAGTCGGCGACGCGAACGACCTTGAACTGCTCGAACGCGCCTATCAGGCCTTCCTCCACTGCGACGACCGGCCGACGCTCATCATCGTCGACAGCCACATCGCGTGGGGCGCTCCCAACAAGCAGGACACCAGCGGCGCCCACGGGGAACCGCTCGGCGAAGAGGAAATCCGTCTCACCAAGAAGTTCTACGGCTGGCCCGAGGACGCCAAATTCCTGGTGCCGGACGGCGTCTACGAGCACTTCCAGAAGGGCGTCGGAGCCCGCGGCCAGCAGCTTCGCGAAGCCTGGTTCGACAAGCTGGAATCCTACCGCTCCGCACACCCCGACCTGGCCGACGAACTCTACCGGATCCAGCATCGCGAACTCCCCGACGGCTGGGACGCCGACATTCCGACGTTCCCCGCCGACCCCAAGGGCGTGGCTTCGCGCGAGTCGTCGGGCAAGGTGCTCAACGCGGTCGCCAAGAACCTCCCCTGGCTGATCGGCGGCTCGGCCGACCTTGCACCGTCGACCAAGACGCTCATCAAGGACGCCCCCTCGTTCGACGCCGAGGATTACGCGGGCCGCAACTTCCACTTCGGCATCCGCGAGCACGCCATGGGGGCGATCCTCAACGGCATGTCCACGGTGAAGGTCCGCCCCTACGGCGCTGGCTTCCTGATCTTCAGCGACTACGGGCGGGCCCCGATCCGACTCGCCTCGATCATGGAGCTGCCCGTTATTTATGTGTTCACGCACGATTCGATCGGCGTGGGCGAGGACGGGCCGACGCACCAACCGATCGAGCAACTGCCGTCGCTGCGGGCGATTCCAGGGCTGATCGTGCTGCGGCCCTGCGACGCCAACGAGGTCGCCGAGACCTGGCGGACGATCATCCCGTTCCGCCACAGGCCCACCGCGCTGGTGATGACGCGACAGGCCATCCCGACGCTCGACCGCACGAAGTTCGCCCCCGCCTCGGGCCTGGCGAAAGGCGCCTACGTCCTGGCCGACGCTGAGGGGGGCAAGCCCGACGTGATCCTCATCGGCACCGGCAGCGAGGTCTCGCTCTGTATTGGGGCCTACGAAAAGCTCAAGGCCGAGGGGATCAAGGCCCGCGTCGTCAGCATGCCCTGCTGGGAGCTGTTCGACGAACAGGATCAGGCTTACCAGGATTCGGTCCTGCCGCCTGACGTCCTCGCCCGCGTCTCGGTCGAGCAGGCCTCCACCTTCGGCTGGGAGCGATACGTCGGCCGTCGCGGTGCGATGATCGGCATGAAGTCCTTCGGCGCCTCCGCGCCGCTGAAGGACCTGCTGACCGAGTTCGGCTTCACGGTCGACCGCGTGTACGACGCAGCCAAGCAGCAGCTGGCAGCCCACAAGGGCTGA
- a CDS encoding histone deacetylase family protein, protein MDVFYTDQFVLPLPPTHSFPSAKYALLRERLLAEAIIRPDELHVPERASFEEIIRVHDPDYYARVVEGRMSEREVRELGLPWSPELVERSLRSVGATLAAARSVLSVSNPNHDGLCVAFNLAGGTHHAFRDHGAGYCVFNDAAVAIRAMQAEGRCRKAVVIDCDVHQGDGTAAIFEGDPDVYTFSIHGAKNYPLRKQRSRLDVELPDGAGDDAYLAALEPALATAIEDSEAELAVYLAGSDPYEGDRLGRMKLTKSGLAARDQMVFEACRDAGLPVAVAMAGGYARDVRDTAVIQAETVRIAASLSRRKLRAGSGGP, encoded by the coding sequence ATGGACGTCTTCTATACGGACCAGTTCGTCCTCCCGCTGCCGCCGACTCACTCGTTCCCGTCCGCGAAATACGCGCTTCTCCGGGAGCGGTTGCTGGCCGAGGCGATCATCCGGCCGGACGAGCTGCACGTCCCCGAACGAGCCTCGTTCGAGGAGATCATCCGCGTCCATGACCCGGACTACTATGCGAGGGTCGTGGAAGGGCGGATGTCGGAACGAGAGGTCCGCGAGCTGGGCCTCCCCTGGTCGCCCGAGTTGGTCGAACGATCGCTGCGTTCGGTCGGTGCGACGCTCGCGGCAGCGCGTTCGGTGCTCTCGGTCTCGAATCCGAACCACGATGGACTCTGCGTCGCCTTCAACCTGGCGGGGGGGACGCACCACGCCTTCCGCGACCATGGAGCGGGCTACTGCGTGTTCAACGACGCCGCGGTCGCTATCAGGGCCATGCAGGCCGAGGGGCGATGTCGTAAGGCAGTCGTCATCGACTGCGACGTCCACCAAGGGGACGGCACGGCGGCGATCTTCGAAGGCGACCCTGACGTCTACACCTTCTCGATCCACGGCGCGAAGAACTATCCCCTGCGCAAGCAGCGCAGTCGGCTCGACGTGGAATTGCCCGACGGCGCCGGCGACGACGCGTACCTCGCCGCGCTGGAACCTGCGCTGGCGACGGCCATCGAGGACTCAGAGGCCGAACTCGCCGTTTATCTGGCCGGCTCCGATCCCTACGAGGGAGACCGACTCGGCCGGATGAAGCTGACCAAAAGCGGGCTCGCCGCTCGCGATCAGATGGTCTTCGAAGCCTGTCGCGACGCCGGCCTCCCCGTCGCCGTGGCGATGGCCGGCGGCTACGCTCGCGACGTTAGAGACACCGCGGTGATTCAGGCGGAGACGGTCCGAATCGCCGCGTCCCTTTCGCGACGGAAGCTCAGGGCCGGCTCAGGCGGCCCATGA